One Cellulomonas soli DNA window includes the following coding sequences:
- a CDS encoding sterol carrier family protein yields the protein MGRRRTDSVEGRAALVTWQADPAQVPVDARRAAVRFTLEELADVAPGNSVEVRVPPDGAVQAIEGPRHTRGTPPNVVETDPGTWLALATGALTWAEAVASGRVHASGSRADLSGVLPLQAARRRP from the coding sequence ATGGGACGTCGACGCACCGATTCGGTCGAGGGCCGGGCAGCTCTCGTGACCTGGCAGGCCGACCCCGCGCAGGTGCCGGTGGACGCACGACGAGCCGCGGTGCGGTTCACGCTCGAGGAGCTCGCCGACGTGGCGCCTGGGAACTCCGTCGAGGTCCGGGTGCCCCCGGACGGTGCGGTCCAGGCGATCGAGGGTCCGCGGCACACCCGGGGGACCCCGCCGAACGTGGTCGAGACCGACCCCGGTACGTGGCTGGCCCTCGCCACGGGTGCCCTGACGTGGGCCGAGGCGGTGGCCTCGGGCCGGGTGCACGCCTCGGGCTCCCGCGCGGACCTCTCCGGCGTGCTGCCGTTGCAGGCCGCCCGCCGTCGCCC
- the trpS gene encoding tryptophan--tRNA ligase, translating to MSTSDRTFPTDPSTSAPTPAADLSSLDLAAVRARERADDIEARLATHPERFRVLTGERPTGPLHIGHLFGTVENRVRLQRSGVETLLVVADYQVITDRDVAGDVRGAVREVVLDYLAAGMDPQRTTIFTHSAVPALHQLMLPFLSLVTVAELDRNPTVKAELAASGGRALSGLLLTYPVHQAADILFCRANLVPVGKDQLPHLETTRTVARRFNQRYSPADPFFPEPDALLSEAPVVLGTDGRKMSKSAGNAIALGADDDTTARAVRGARTDGERHITYDPAGRPEVANLLLLVSLCTGRDPDEVADEIGGRGAGALKALVTDALLAHLAPLRARRAELARDPSVVDDVLARGNARANELAEATIGHVRTLMGMAG from the coding sequence GTGAGCACGTCCGACCGCACCTTCCCGACCGATCCGAGCACGTCCGCACCGACCCCTGCCGCCGATCTCAGCTCGCTCGACCTCGCGGCCGTCCGCGCCCGCGAGCGCGCCGACGACATCGAGGCACGGCTCGCCACGCACCCCGAACGGTTCCGCGTCCTCACCGGGGAGCGCCCGACCGGCCCGCTGCACATCGGGCACCTGTTCGGCACCGTCGAGAACCGGGTGCGCCTGCAACGGTCCGGCGTCGAGACCCTGCTGGTGGTCGCGGACTACCAGGTGATCACGGACCGCGACGTCGCCGGTGACGTGCGCGGGGCTGTCCGTGAGGTCGTGCTCGACTACCTCGCCGCCGGCATGGACCCGCAGCGGACGACGATCTTCACGCACAGCGCCGTGCCCGCGCTGCACCAGCTGATGCTGCCGTTCCTCAGCCTGGTCACCGTGGCCGAGCTGGACCGCAACCCCACGGTCAAGGCCGAGCTCGCGGCGAGCGGCGGACGGGCGCTGAGCGGGCTGCTGCTCACCTACCCCGTGCACCAGGCGGCGGACATCCTGTTCTGCCGGGCGAACCTCGTGCCGGTCGGCAAGGACCAGCTGCCGCACCTGGAGACGACCCGGACCGTCGCCCGGCGGTTCAACCAGCGGTACAGCCCGGCCGACCCGTTCTTCCCCGAGCCCGACGCGCTGCTGTCCGAGGCGCCCGTCGTGCTCGGCACCGACGGCCGCAAGATGAGCAAGTCGGCCGGCAACGCCATCGCGCTGGGTGCCGACGACGACACGACGGCCCGCGCCGTGCGAGGGGCCCGCACGGACGGGGAGCGGCACATCACCTACGACCCGGCGGGACGACCCGAGGTGGCGAACCTGCTCCTCCTGGTGAGCCTGTGCACGGGCCGCGACCCCGACGAGGTCGCGGACGAGATCGGCGGGCGGGGCGCGGGTGCGCTCAAGGCGCTGGTCACCGACGCGCTGCTGGCCCACCTCGCCCCGCTGCGGGCGCGGCGCGCCGAGCTCGCCCGGGACCCGTCCGTCGTCGACGACGTGCTCGCGCGGGGCAACGCCCGGGCGAACGAGCTCGCCGAGGCCACCATCGGCCACGTGCGCACGCTCATGGGCATGGCGGGGTGA
- a CDS encoding glycoside hydrolase family 6 protein, which translates to MRRTRLLATALATAAVLGAGLTALATGAEASAGCSVAYTVTNQWQGGFGADVAVTNLGDPVSSWTLQWTFADGQKVQQLWNGTVTTSGAAVSVASLGWNGSLATGARTSFGFTGSWSGANSVPTSFRLNGTTCTGSTSTPTATPTSTPTPTATPTPTATPTPTPTTTPAPAGALYVDPTSQAYAAWQAATGQDKTLLAKIAQTPQARWVGDWADTAVIAAGVHDYTAAAVAAGQTPMLVVYAIPGRDCGAYSAGGVATSEYAQWIDQVAAAIEGAPIIVLEPDALAQLGDCDGQGDRVGYLQYAARVLTQAGGRVYIDAGHSGWLSASTAAARLNQVGFEYAAGFALNTSNYQTTADTRAYGEQVSALVGGKGFVVDTSRNGNGSNGEWCNPRGRALGDRPVLVDDATHLDALLWVKAPGESDGTCNGGPAAGAWWQDVALELARNAHW; encoded by the coding sequence ATGCGCAGGACCCGACTTCTCGCCACGGCGCTGGCGACCGCCGCCGTGCTCGGTGCCGGACTGACCGCGTTGGCCACGGGCGCCGAGGCGTCCGCGGGCTGCTCGGTGGCGTACACCGTGACCAACCAGTGGCAGGGCGGTTTCGGCGCGGACGTCGCGGTGACGAACCTCGGCGACCCGGTGTCCTCGTGGACGCTGCAGTGGACCTTCGCGGACGGCCAGAAGGTCCAGCAGCTGTGGAACGGCACGGTCACGACGAGCGGCGCCGCGGTCTCGGTCGCGAGCCTCGGCTGGAACGGCTCGCTCGCCACGGGGGCGCGCACCTCGTTCGGCTTCACCGGGTCGTGGTCCGGTGCGAACTCCGTGCCGACCTCCTTCCGCCTCAACGGCACCACGTGCACGGGATCGACGAGCACACCGACCGCGACCCCGACCTCGACCCCCACGCCCACCGCGACGCCCACGCCCACAGCGACGCCCACGCCCACTCCGACGACCACGCCGGCACCGGCCGGCGCGCTCTACGTCGACCCGACCTCGCAGGCGTACGCCGCCTGGCAGGCCGCGACCGGGCAGGACAAGACCCTGCTGGCGAAGATCGCGCAGACCCCGCAGGCCCGTTGGGTCGGCGACTGGGCCGACACCGCCGTGATCGCCGCGGGCGTGCACGACTACACGGCCGCCGCGGTGGCCGCCGGCCAGACCCCGATGCTCGTGGTCTACGCGATCCCCGGTCGCGACTGCGGCGCGTACTCCGCGGGCGGGGTCGCCACCAGCGAGTACGCGCAGTGGATCGACCAGGTGGCCGCCGCGATCGAGGGTGCGCCGATCATCGTGCTCGAGCCCGACGCCCTGGCCCAGCTCGGCGACTGCGACGGCCAGGGCGACCGCGTCGGCTACCTGCAGTACGCGGCCCGGGTGCTGACGCAGGCCGGTGGCCGGGTGTACATCGACGCGGGGCACTCCGGCTGGCTGTCCGCCTCGACCGCGGCCGCCCGGCTGAACCAGGTCGGCTTCGAGTACGCGGCCGGCTTCGCGCTCAACACCTCGAACTACCAGACCACCGCCGACACCCGCGCGTACGGCGAGCAGGTCTCGGCGCTCGTGGGCGGCAAGGGCTTCGTCGTCGACACCTCGCGCAACGGCAACGGCTCGAACGGCGAGTGGTGCAACCCGCGCGGCCGGGCCCTCGGTGACCGACCCGTGCTGGTGGACGACGCGACGCACCTGGACGCCCTGCTCTGGGTCAAGGCGCCCGGCGAGTCCGACGGCACGTGCAACGGCGGCCCCGCGGCGGGTGCGTGGTGGCAGGACGTCGCGCTCGAGCTGGCCCGCAACGCGCACTGGTGA
- a CDS encoding DinB family protein: MDDSTPTSTPVELDEHGRPEPPLTGDETATLLGFLDYQRATLAWKTADLDAAGLRATLAPTTMTLAGLLKHLAYVESDWFSRALHDRPRQPPWDAVDWAADPDWDWHSAADDDPDELRALWQDEVDRSRALVAEALTTGGLDQVARRRFEDGTGPSLRWIVVHMIEEYARHNGHADLLREHVDGQVGE; this comes from the coding sequence ATGGACGACAGCACCCCCACGAGCACACCCGTCGAGCTGGACGAGCACGGCCGGCCCGAGCCTCCGCTGACCGGGGACGAGACGGCCACGCTCCTCGGCTTCCTCGACTACCAGCGCGCGACCCTGGCCTGGAAGACCGCGGACCTGGATGCCGCCGGCCTGCGCGCGACGCTCGCGCCGACGACCATGACGCTCGCCGGCCTGCTCAAGCACCTGGCCTACGTCGAGTCCGACTGGTTCTCGCGGGCGCTGCACGACCGACCTCGGCAGCCGCCGTGGGACGCGGTCGACTGGGCGGCCGACCCGGACTGGGACTGGCACTCGGCCGCCGACGACGACCCGGACGAGCTGCGGGCGCTCTGGCAGGACGAGGTGGACCGTTCCCGCGCTCTGGTCGCCGAGGCGCTGACCACCGGCGGTCTCGACCAGGTGGCCCGCCGGCGCTTCGAGGACGGCACCGGGCCGAGCCTGCGCTGGATCGTGGTGCACATGATCGAGGAGTACGCGCGGCACAACGGTCACGCGGACCTGCTGCGCGAGCACGTCGACGGCCAGGTGGGGGAGTAG
- the rsgA gene encoding ribosome small subunit-dependent GTPase A has protein sequence MAGVGAGTGTGTSTGTGTGTGTGTGAAGEPGPARRVVRVARAEKGALLVLPEDDLEAAPRRAVLDRDGLVAGPDGVRLVPTVGDLVVVEGRPADQAESQAESPAEVEGGHGGERDDDPRPAGSADVLHVRAVLPRRTALVRDTAGRTSQVQVLAANVDVVLVVEHLDPDPALGRVERLLTLAWRSGALPVVVLTKADLVPDPAGMAADVAATAPGVDVHAVSATDGSGLDALRALLRPGRTFVVVGPSGAGKSTLVNALAGREVMGTGERRTDGRGRHTTTHRELVPLRDGALLIDTPGVRGVGLVADPDALDEAFADVAELARACRFGDCRHAGEPGCAVAAAVDAGELAPRRLASWQRLAREAAHQARRADARLAAADRAAVRSRTRGYHRDFRDAGRNRP, from the coding sequence ATGGCGGGGGTAGGAGCAGGGACGGGGACCGGGACGAGTACGGGGACCGGGACGGGTACAGGGACCGGGACGGGTGCAGCCGGGGAGCCGGGACCGGCCCGGCGCGTCGTGCGTGTGGCCCGGGCGGAGAAGGGCGCACTTCTCGTCCTGCCCGAGGACGATCTCGAGGCGGCACCCCGACGGGCGGTGCTCGACCGTGACGGCCTCGTCGCCGGCCCCGACGGCGTCCGGCTCGTCCCCACCGTGGGTGACCTCGTCGTCGTCGAGGGCCGGCCAGCGGACCAGGCCGAGAGCCAGGCCGAGAGCCCCGCCGAGGTCGAGGGCGGGCACGGAGGGGAGCGCGACGACGACCCGCGGCCGGCCGGTTCGGCCGACGTGCTGCACGTGCGGGCGGTCCTGCCGCGGCGCACCGCCCTCGTGCGGGACACCGCCGGACGCACGTCGCAGGTGCAGGTGCTGGCCGCCAACGTGGATGTCGTCCTCGTCGTCGAGCACCTGGACCCTGACCCCGCGCTCGGCCGGGTCGAGCGTCTGCTCACGCTGGCCTGGCGCTCGGGTGCCCTGCCCGTGGTCGTGCTGACCAAGGCCGACCTCGTGCCGGACCCGGCCGGGATGGCCGCCGACGTCGCGGCCACCGCGCCCGGCGTCGACGTGCACGCCGTCTCTGCCACCGACGGCTCCGGGCTCGATGCCCTGCGCGCGCTGCTGCGACCCGGTCGGACGTTCGTCGTCGTGGGGCCCTCGGGCGCGGGCAAGTCGACCCTGGTCAACGCGCTCGCGGGCCGCGAGGTCATGGGCACGGGCGAGCGCCGCACGGACGGTCGAGGGCGGCACACCACGACGCACCGCGAGCTCGTGCCGCTGCGCGACGGGGCGCTGCTCATCGACACCCCGGGGGTGCGGGGCGTCGGCCTGGTCGCCGACCCCGATGCGCTCGACGAGGCCTTCGCGGACGTGGCCGAGCTGGCTCGCGCCTGCCGGTTCGGCGACTGCCGGCACGCGGGGGAGCCCGGGTGCGCGGTGGCCGCGGCGGTCGACGCGGGTGAGCTCGCGCCGCGCCGGCTCGCGAGCTGGCAGCGACTGGCCCGGGAGGCCGCGCACCAGGCGAGGCGGGCCGACGCCCGTCTGGCCGCCGCCGACAGGGCCGCGGTCCGCAGCCGGACCCGCGGGTACCACCGGGACTTCCGGGACGCCGGCCGGAACCGGCCGTGA
- the purL gene encoding phosphoribosylformylglycinamidine synthase subunit PurL — MTTAAPRPAHTADTVEHAAATPDLEQPFAELGLKPDEYQRIRDLLGRRPTAAELAMYSVMWSEHCSYKSSKNHLRQFGDKTTPAMKEHLLVGIGENAGVVDIGDGWAVTFKVESHNHPSYVEPYQGAATGVGGIVRDIISMGARPVAVMDQLRFGAVDHPDTARVVHGVVAGVGGYGNSLGLPNIGGELVFDASYQGNPLVNALCLGVLRHEDIHLANASGTGNKIVLFGARTGGDGIGGASILASETFDDTKPSKRPSVQVGDPFMEKVLIECCLELYAAKVVEGIQDLGAAGISCATSELASNGDGGMHVDLENVLLRDPTLTAGEILMSESQERMMAVVTPDKLDAFLAITGKWDVETAVIGEVTGTGRLTIDHHGERIVDVEPRSVAHDGPVYDRPYARPAWQDALNADTISGPEGAARFARPSTPEDLRATVLRLLASPNLADKSWVVDQYDRFVQGNTALAQPDDSGVVRVDEETGLGVALATDANGRYSKLDPYTGAQLALAEAYRNVATTGARPLAVTDCLNFGSPEHPDSMWQLVEAIRGLADACQVLEVPVTGGNVSLYNGTGEPGKIDSAIHPTPVVGVLGVLDDVADATPSGWTTPGQAVYLLGVTRGELDGSAWADVVHDHLGGTAPAVDLAAERRLAAVLAHASRDELVDAAHDLSEGGLAQALVESSLRFGVGVQVDLEPICSRDDVTPFEALFSESTGRVLVAVPRSEEVRFADLCTARGVPAVRVGETAESCSPGAGAPVADADHVHGPAVEVRGLFTLGLDEARTAWTATLPTYFG; from the coding sequence ATGACCACCGCAGCCCCGCGCCCCGCCCACACCGCCGACACCGTCGAGCACGCCGCCGCGACGCCCGACCTCGAGCAGCCGTTCGCCGAGCTCGGCCTCAAGCCCGACGAGTACCAGCGCATCCGCGACCTGCTGGGGCGGCGTCCCACGGCCGCCGAGCTGGCCATGTACTCGGTCATGTGGTCCGAGCACTGCTCGTACAAGTCGAGCAAGAACCACCTGCGCCAGTTCGGCGACAAGACCACGCCGGCCATGAAGGAGCACCTGCTCGTCGGCATCGGTGAGAACGCCGGCGTCGTCGACATCGGTGACGGCTGGGCCGTCACGTTCAAGGTCGAGTCGCACAACCACCCCTCGTACGTCGAGCCGTACCAGGGCGCCGCGACGGGTGTCGGCGGCATCGTGCGCGACATCATCTCGATGGGTGCCCGCCCGGTCGCGGTCATGGACCAGCTGCGCTTCGGTGCGGTCGACCACCCCGACACCGCCCGCGTGGTGCACGGCGTCGTCGCGGGCGTCGGCGGCTACGGCAACTCCCTCGGCCTGCCGAACATCGGGGGTGAGCTCGTCTTCGACGCGTCCTACCAGGGCAACCCGCTGGTCAACGCCCTGTGCCTGGGCGTGCTGCGGCACGAGGACATCCACCTGGCCAACGCCTCGGGCACGGGCAACAAGATCGTCCTGTTCGGCGCGCGTACGGGCGGCGACGGCATCGGCGGGGCCTCGATCCTCGCCTCGGAGACCTTCGACGACACCAAGCCGTCCAAGCGCCCCTCGGTGCAGGTCGGCGACCCGTTCATGGAGAAGGTGCTCATCGAGTGCTGCCTCGAGCTGTACGCGGCCAAGGTCGTCGAGGGCATCCAGGACCTGGGCGCCGCCGGCATCTCGTGCGCGACGAGCGAGCTGGCCTCCAACGGTGACGGCGGCATGCACGTCGACCTGGAGAACGTGCTGCTGCGCGACCCCACCCTGACCGCCGGCGAGATCCTCATGTCGGAGTCGCAGGAGCGCATGATGGCGGTCGTCACGCCCGACAAGCTCGACGCGTTCCTGGCCATCACCGGCAAGTGGGACGTCGAGACCGCGGTGATCGGCGAGGTCACCGGCACGGGCCGGCTGACCATCGACCACCACGGCGAGCGCATCGTCGACGTGGAGCCCCGCTCGGTCGCGCACGACGGCCCGGTCTACGACCGCCCGTACGCACGCCCCGCCTGGCAGGACGCCCTCAACGCCGACACGATCAGCGGCCCCGAGGGTGCGGCACGGTTCGCCCGCCCGTCGACGCCCGAGGACCTGCGTGCCACCGTGCTGCGGCTGCTGGCGAGCCCGAACCTGGCCGACAAGTCCTGGGTCGTCGACCAGTACGACCGGTTCGTGCAGGGCAACACCGCGCTCGCCCAGCCGGACGACTCCGGTGTGGTCCGCGTCGACGAGGAGACCGGCCTGGGCGTCGCGCTCGCCACGGACGCCAACGGCCGCTACAGCAAGCTCGACCCGTACACCGGCGCCCAGCTCGCGCTGGCCGAGGCGTACCGGAACGTCGCGACGACGGGTGCCCGCCCGCTTGCCGTGACCGACTGCCTCAACTTCGGCAGCCCGGAGCACCCCGACTCGATGTGGCAGCTCGTCGAGGCGATCCGCGGGCTGGCCGACGCCTGCCAGGTGCTCGAGGTCCCCGTGACCGGCGGCAACGTGTCGCTCTACAACGGCACGGGTGAGCCCGGCAAGATCGACTCGGCCATCCACCCGACGCCCGTCGTCGGCGTGCTCGGCGTGCTCGACGACGTCGCTGACGCGACCCCGTCCGGGTGGACGACGCCCGGCCAGGCGGTCTACCTGCTGGGCGTCACGCGCGGCGAGCTCGACGGCTCCGCGTGGGCCGATGTCGTGCACGACCACCTGGGCGGCACCGCCCCGGCCGTCGACCTGGCCGCCGAGCGTCGTCTGGCCGCCGTGCTCGCGCACGCCTCGCGCGACGAGCTGGTCGACGCCGCGCACGACCTCTCCGAGGGCGGCCTCGCGCAGGCCCTCGTCGAGTCCTCGCTGCGGTTCGGCGTGGGCGTGCAGGTCGACCTCGAGCCGATCTGCTCGCGTGACGACGTGACCCCGTTCGAGGCGCTGTTCTCGGAGTCGACCGGCCGCGTGCTCGTCGCCGTGCCGCGCTCGGAGGAGGTCCGGTTCGCCGACCTGTGCACGGCACGCGGTGTCCCGGCGGTGCGCGTGGGCGAGACGGCCGAGTCGTGCAGCCCCGGCGCCGGCGCCCCCGTGGCGGACGCCGACCACGTGCACGGCCCCGCGGTCGAGGTGCGCGGGTTGTTCACGCTCGGGCTCGACGAGGCCCGCACGGCGTGGACCGCGACGCTCCCGACCTACTTCGGCTGA
- a CDS encoding OmpA family protein, translating to MQHVIRRPFGSRTAALLVGLVVPVLTAAPSVATGVRTEDDRPDPLAIQTLADLGLPAEPSPEVLRASVLEYVDLDGMFVVHQFSTDGAVRPLETVEHEASETVVTLASDILFTSDSAELSEPARSAIGALVAEVPQGASLAVHGHTDSVDTEEHNLVLSQSRAQAVAAVIAAVRPDLVLDVVGLGESQPAVAEQGEDVGAARATNRRVELRYAG from the coding sequence GTGCAGCACGTCATCAGGCGTCCGTTCGGCTCCCGCACGGCGGCCCTCCTGGTCGGGCTCGTGGTGCCGGTGCTGACGGCGGCGCCGTCCGTCGCGACCGGCGTCCGCACCGAGGACGACCGTCCCGACCCGCTCGCGATCCAGACCCTGGCCGACCTGGGCCTGCCCGCGGAGCCCTCACCCGAGGTGCTCCGGGCGTCGGTGCTGGAGTACGTCGATCTCGACGGGATGTTCGTCGTGCACCAGTTCTCGACGGACGGCGCCGTCCGGCCCCTGGAGACCGTCGAGCACGAGGCCTCGGAGACCGTCGTGACGCTGGCGTCCGACATCCTGTTCACGTCTGACAGCGCCGAGCTGTCCGAGCCGGCGCGATCGGCGATCGGCGCCCTCGTCGCGGAGGTCCCGCAGGGGGCGTCGCTGGCCGTGCACGGGCACACCGACTCCGTGGACACCGAAGAGCACAACCTCGTGCTGTCGCAGTCCCGTGCCCAGGCGGTCGCAGCCGTCATCGCCGCCGTGCGCCCGGACCTGGTGCTCGACGTGGTCGGGCTCGGCGAGAGCCAGCCGGCCGTGGCCGAGCAGGGTGAGGACGTCGGCGCGGCGCGCGCGACGAACCGGCGGGTCGAGCTGCGCTACGCGGGCTGA
- a CDS encoding DUF402 domain-containing protein, producing the protein MSEHFRPGECVVVREVVDRLVWTERPVTVVVDEPDLLVLHQAAGTVTREPIDPSERRDYLRIMASRRWTLRDKAWHPPGLLRIGRVGQPFEVWRFSTPDERDVASWYVNLQEPLRRTADGFETLDHVLDIVVAPDLSWWRWKDEDELLAAVELGVLTAEEASAIRATGEVVIAAVERGDPPWDLTWATWHPGARAR; encoded by the coding sequence ATGAGCGAGCACTTCCGCCCTGGCGAGTGCGTTGTCGTCCGCGAGGTGGTCGACCGCCTCGTGTGGACGGAGCGACCGGTGACCGTCGTGGTCGACGAACCCGACCTGCTCGTCCTGCACCAAGCCGCCGGCACGGTGACGCGAGAGCCCATCGACCCGTCCGAGCGCCGTGACTACCTGCGGATCATGGCGAGCCGGCGCTGGACCCTCCGCGACAAGGCGTGGCACCCACCCGGGCTTCTGCGGATCGGTCGCGTCGGCCAGCCGTTCGAGGTGTGGCGATTCTCGACCCCGGACGAGCGAGACGTCGCGTCCTGGTACGTCAACCTCCAGGAGCCGCTGCGACGGACGGCCGACGGCTTCGAGACCCTCGACCACGTGCTCGACATCGTCGTCGCCCCTGACCTGTCGTGGTGGCGGTGGAAGGACGAGGACGAACTTCTCGCGGCGGTGGAGCTCGGTGTGCTGACCGCCGAGGAGGCGTCAGCGATCAGGGCGACCGGTGAAGTGGTCATCGCAGCCGTCGAGCGCGGCGACCCGCCGTGGGACCTCACGTGGGCCACGTGGCACCCGGGCGCCCGGGCGCGGTGA
- a CDS encoding DUF2599 domain-containing protein, producing the protein MSSSPAQEVPLVAGDLTLTARVLPGASITSAPGEDGSTQATVLQVAPATTTASAAADVTLVEIVPPDGTTATVLSDGSATLADATGALVGGFSTPTGPHGAALVATADGTLDVVVPSDATQEVGLWLASSALLGTVWGDQEGGRSLSVSPTAWARAGSLAAQELVWSQLVAREPEADATTMHDQLLCHMLGAPTKDTWNLEPWRPEVDLVTLVATKCNPTETDAG; encoded by the coding sequence GTGAGCAGCTCTCCGGCGCAGGAGGTCCCGCTGGTCGCCGGCGACCTCACCCTCACCGCGCGCGTGCTTCCCGGGGCGAGCATCACCTCGGCGCCCGGGGAGGACGGCTCCACGCAGGCCACCGTGCTGCAGGTCGCACCCGCCACGACCACCGCCTCTGCCGCGGCGGACGTGACGCTGGTCGAGATCGTGCCGCCTGACGGGACGACCGCGACCGTGCTCTCGGACGGCTCGGCCACCCTCGCCGATGCCACGGGCGCTCTCGTCGGCGGGTTCTCCACCCCGACCGGGCCGCACGGCGCCGCACTGGTCGCGACCGCGGACGGCACCCTCGACGTCGTCGTGCCGTCCGACGCCACGCAGGAGGTGGGCCTGTGGCTCGCGTCCTCCGCCCTCCTGGGCACCGTGTGGGGCGACCAGGAGGGCGGGCGTTCCCTCTCGGTGAGCCCGACCGCGTGGGCCCGCGCGGGGAGCCTGGCGGCGCAGGAGCTCGTGTGGTCCCAGCTGGTGGCCCGCGAGCCCGAGGCGGACGCCACGACGATGCACGACCAGCTCCTGTGCCACATGCTCGGCGCTCCCACGAAGGACACCTGGAACCTCGAGCCGTGGCGCCCCGAGGTCGACCTGGTGACGCTCGTCGCCACCAAGTGCAACCCCACGGAGACCGACGCCGGCTGA